Proteins from one Falco cherrug isolate bFalChe1 chromosome 7, bFalChe1.pri, whole genome shotgun sequence genomic window:
- the RAB8B gene encoding ras-related protein Rab-8B isoform X2, whose product MAKTYDYLFKLLLIGDSGVGKTCLLFRFSEDAFNTTFISTIGIDFKIRTIELDGKKIKLQIWDTAGQERFRTITTAYYRGAMGIMLVYDITNEKSFDNIKNWIRNIEEHASSDVERMILGNKCDMNEKRQVSKEKGEKLAIDYGIKFLETSAKSSINVEEAFFTLARDIMTKLNRKMNDNSSSGAEEINAILLSPAETEEF is encoded by the exons ATGGCGAAGACCTACGACTATCTGTTCAAGCTGCTGCTGATCGGCGACTCGGGTGTGGGCAAGACCTGCCTGCTCTTCCGCTTCAGCGAGGACGCCTTCAACACCACCTTCATCTCCACGATCG GAATCGACTTTAAGATCAGAACAATAGAATtagatggaaagaaaatcaagCTACAAATATG GGATACAGCAGGCCAGGAGAGATTCCGCACGATCACAACGGCTTACTACAGAGGAGCCATG GGAATTATGCTGGTGTATGACATCACAAATGAGAAGTCTTTTGACAACATAAAAAACTGGATAAGAAACATAGAGGAG catGCCTCTTCAGATGTGGAAAGAATGATCCTGGGTAACAAATGTGATATGAATGAAAAAAGAcaagtttcaaaagaaaaaggggagaag TTAGCAATTGATTATGGAATCAAATTTTTGGAGACAAGTGCAAAATCCAGCATAAATGTGGAAGAG GCATTTTTCACACTTGCACGGGACATTATGACAAAGCTCAACAGAAAAATG AATGACAACAGTTCATCAGGGGCAG AAGAAATTAATGCAATTTTGTTGTCCCCTGCTGAAACTGAAGAATTCTAA
- the RAB8B gene encoding ras-related protein Rab-8B isoform X1 encodes MAKTYDYLFKLLLIGDSGVGKTCLLFRFSEDAFNTTFISTIGIDFKIRTIELDGKKIKLQIWDTAGQERFRTITTAYYRGAMGIMLVYDITNEKSFDNIKNWIRNIEEHASSDVERMILGNKCDMNEKRQVSKEKGEKLAIDYGIKFLETSAKSSINVEEAFFTLARDIMTKLNRKMNDNSSSGAGGPVKITENRSKKSSFFRCTLL; translated from the exons ATGGCGAAGACCTACGACTATCTGTTCAAGCTGCTGCTGATCGGCGACTCGGGTGTGGGCAAGACCTGCCTGCTCTTCCGCTTCAGCGAGGACGCCTTCAACACCACCTTCATCTCCACGATCG GAATCGACTTTAAGATCAGAACAATAGAATtagatggaaagaaaatcaagCTACAAATATG GGATACAGCAGGCCAGGAGAGATTCCGCACGATCACAACGGCTTACTACAGAGGAGCCATG GGAATTATGCTGGTGTATGACATCACAAATGAGAAGTCTTTTGACAACATAAAAAACTGGATAAGAAACATAGAGGAG catGCCTCTTCAGATGTGGAAAGAATGATCCTGGGTAACAAATGTGATATGAATGAAAAAAGAcaagtttcaaaagaaaaaggggagaag TTAGCAATTGATTATGGAATCAAATTTTTGGAGACAAGTGCAAAATCCAGCATAAATGTGGAAGAG GCATTTTTCACACTTGCACGGGACATTATGACAAAGCTCAACAGAAAAATG AATGACAACAGTTCATCAGGGGCAGGTGGGCcagtaaaaataacagaaaaccgATCTAAGAAGAGCAGCTTCTTTCGATGCACGCTACTTTGA